Proteins encoded within one genomic window of Panicum virgatum strain AP13 chromosome 1N, P.virgatum_v5, whole genome shotgun sequence:
- the LOC120654214 gene encoding uncharacterized protein LOC120654214, with translation MEAKFEEERRCRMEIEAKLEQERKLREEQSVMLHSMVTWMQGLGASMNYATPPPPFALPAQPYFPAGPSDTPNQSWNASNDPPPDQNSPAAPWQSCPPPDRE, from the exons ATGGAGGCTAAgtttgaggaggagaggaggtgccgaatggagatcgaggccaagctggagcaggagcggaaACTGAGGGAGGAGCAGTCGGTTATGTTGCACAGCATGGTCACCTGGATGCAAGGACTTGGCGCGTCGATGAACTATGCGACAccgcctcctcccttcgccttaccagctcagccttaCTTTCCTGCAGGACCTTCTGACACTCCC AATCAGTCGTGGAACGCATCGAACGACCCTCCTCCGGACCAGAACTCGCCGGCGGCTCCGTGGCAATCTTGCCCCCCACCTGACCGTGAGTGA